From a single Brassica napus cultivar Da-Ae chromosome C9, Da-Ae, whole genome shotgun sequence genomic region:
- the LOC106426194 gene encoding protein GrpE, producing the protein MNELLALSLYLPYPSPPLSPMAGLLKTPSLHLTPSLLHAPSVPFKPFCVSFAGGRNTSVSLTRRASLRSVSGGYPLRLLNFVPFASGEAETTETEVESSEPEVQETDGVEGENGGAEEEEEAVVAIALLSSYKEALAENNEEKIAEIEASLKSIEDQKFQLEEKVATLSNELSVERDRLIRISADFDNFRKRNERERLNLVSNAQGEVVENLLAVLDNFERAKSQIKVETEGEERVTNSYQSIYKQFVEILGSLGVVTVETVGKQFDPMLHEAIMREDSAEYEEGIVLEEYRKGFLLGERLLRPSMVKVSAGPGPEKAGEAEGSEAIAQGSAEGSEASSS; encoded by the exons ATGAACGAACTGTTGgccctctctctctatctccctTATCCCTCTCCGCCACTCTCACCAATGGCCGGTCTACTCAAAACGCCGTCGTTACACCTCACACCGTCTCTACTTCACGCACCCTCTGTGCCCTTCAAGCCCTTCTGCGTCTCCTTCGCCGGAGGAAGGAACACCAGCGTCTCACTCACTCGCCGAGCTTCTCTCCGCTCCGTCTCCGGTGGCTATCCTCTCCGGTTACTAAACTTCGTACCCTTTGCTTCGGGAGAAGCTGAAACTACCGAGACGGAGGTGGAATCGAGCGAACCCGAAGTCCAG GAGACTGATGGTGTGGAGGGTGAAAACGGTGGcgctgaggaagaagaagaagcggtTGTAGCCATAGCATTGCTGAGTTCGTATAAAGAAGCTCTAGCAGAAAACAACGAGGAGAAAATTGCTGAGATAGAAGCATCGTTAAAGTCCATTGAAGATCAAAAATTTCAGCTCGAGGAGAAAGTCGCCACTTTATCTAACGAATTATCTGTGGAGAGGGATCGGCTGATAAGGATCAGCGCAGATTTCGACAACTTCAGGAAGAGGAACGAGAGGGAGAGGCTGAACCTTGTCTCAAATGCTCAAGGAGAGGTTGTTGAGAATCTTCTGGcggttttggataatttcgaGAGAGCTAAGTCCCAGATTAAGGTGGAGACTGAGGGAGAAGAGAGAGTCACTAACAGCTACCAGAGCATATACAAACAGTTTGTTGAGATTCTAGGTTCGCTTGGTGTTGTCACTGTGGAGACAGTCGGCAAGCAGTTTGATCCAATG CTTCATGAGGCAATAATGAGGGAGGATTCTGCGGAATACGAAGAAGGTATAGTACTTGAAGAATACAGGAAAGGTTTCTTGCTAGGGGAAAGACTTTTACGTCCTTCAATGGTGAAGGTATCTGCTGGGCCTGGACCAGAAAAGGCAGGTGAAGCTGAAGGATCAGAAGCCATTGCACAAGGAAGCGCAGAAGGATCAGAAGCATCTTCATCTTGA